One Lachancea thermotolerans CBS 6340 chromosome F complete sequence DNA window includes the following coding sequences:
- the RAD16 gene encoding DNA repair protein RAD16 (highly similar to uniprot|P31244 Saccharomyces cerevisiae YBR114W RAD16 Protein that recognizes and binds damaged DNA in an ATP-dependent manner (with Rad7p) during nucleotide excision repair subunit of Nucleotide Excision Repair Factor 4 (NEF4) member of the SWI/SNF family) codes for MLEEGGFIRKTRTRRKRKVDYKEDSDGELVRNDTSADDNYSDLGKEETPVIIESSDEKPNLDKLIEIKSEEEDEDEDDLPLAKRRKADASPAKGAKKGAKGKKKSTAKPKKPKTTPYERNTARLFENHPYLKTVFSDLSNAPAYKAHRAPQPEGLTIKLLPFQLEGLYWLIAQEQSIYNGGVLADEMGMGKTIQTIALLMNDVSKKPSLVVAPTVALMQWKNEIEQHTGGKLKTYIYHGANRTSNVGEFKDVDVLLTTYSVLESVFRKQTYGFRRKNGVYKERSVLHNMNFYRVILDEAHNIKDRQSNTAKAVNSLITEKKWCLTGTPLQNRIGEMYSLIRFLNIDPFSKYFCTKCNCESREWKFTDRMHCDGCGHVVMQHTNFFNHFALKNIQKHGIEGPGLESFQNIQTLLKNIMLRRTKVERADDLGLPPRIVTVRRDYFNEEEKDLYRSLYTDVKRKFNSYVEEGVVLNNYANIFTLITRMRQLADHPDLVLKRMKNGIGVDDNVIVCQLCDDEAEEPIESKCHHKFCRLCIKEYIESFMENLEKLTCPVCHIALSIDLSQPALEFDDAAQKKQSIVNRLNIQGSWRSSTKIEALVEELYNLRSDRRTIKSIVFSQFTSMLDLVEWRLKRAGFQTVKLQGSMTPTQRDQTIKYFMENTHCEVFLVSLKAGGVALNLCEASQVFIMDPWWNPSVEWQSGDRVHRIGQYRPVKITRFCIEDSIESRIIELQEKKANMIHATINQDDAAINRLTPGDLQFLFNN; via the coding sequence ATGCTTGAAGAGGGTGGATTTATCCGGaagacaagaacaaggcGGAAGCGGAAGGTTGATTACAAGGAAGATAGTGATGGAGAACTTGTTCGCAACGATACAAGCGCTGACGATAACTACAGCGATCTGGGCAAGGAAGAAACCCCTGTGATTATAGAATCAAGCGATGAAAAGCCTAACCTCGATAAACTTATAGAGATCAAGAGtgaggaagaggatgaggacgaagatgatCTCCCCTTGGCAAAACGGCGCAAAGCTGACGCCTCCCCGGCAAAAGGAGCTAAGAAGGGAGCCAAGGggaagaaaaagagtactgccaagcccaaaaagcCCAAGACAACCCCTTATGAGCGGAACACAGCCAGGCTTTTCGAGAACCACCCTTATCTTAAAACAGTCTTTTCTGATCTTTCCAACGCGCCTGCTTACAAAGCTCACAGGGCACCGCAGCCTGAAGGGCTCACTATTAagcttcttccttttcagcttgaagGACTTTACTGGCTGATAGCTCAGGAACAGAGCATATATAATGGCGGTGTGTTGGCGGACGAGATGGGAATGGGTAAAACAATACAGACAATAGCGCTTTTGATGAACGACGTCAGCAAGAAGCCATCCCTAGTGGTTGCTCCAACGGTCGCACTGATGCAGTGGAAAAATGAGATCGAACAACACACTGGGGGGAAGCTCAAGACGTATATATACCATGGAGCCAATCGTACCAGTAATGTTGGCGAGTTCAAGGACGTGGACGTATTATTAACCACGTACTCAGTTTTGGAATCTGTATTCCGGAAGCAAACTTACGGTTTCAGAAGGAAAAATGGTGTCTACAAAGAGCGTTCCGTGCTACACAACATGAACTTCTACCGCGTAATCCTGGATGAAGCCCACAATATCAAAGACCGGCAGAGTAATACCGCCAAAGCGGTAAACAGTTTAATTACTGAGAAGAAATGGTGTCTAACAGGTACTCCACTCCAAAATAGGATCGGTGAAATGTACTCTCTCATCCGGTTTCTTAACATTGATCCATTCTCTAAATACTTCTGCACCAAGTGCAACTGTGAGTCCAGAGAATGGAAATTTACTGACCGCATGCATTGTGACGGGTGCGGGCATGTGGTAATGCAGCACACAAACTTCTTTAACCATTTCGCATTAAAgaacattcaaaagcacGGTATTGAGGGGCCTGGCCTCGAAtcctttcaaaacatccAGACTCTGCTCAAGAATATAATGTTGAGAAGgacaaaagttgaaagGGCAGACGATTTGGGCTTGCCACCTAGAATTGTAACGGTACGACGCGACTActtcaacgaagaagagaaggacCTTTACCGAAGTCTGTATACTGACGTTAAGAGGAAGTTCAATTCGTATGTGGAAGAAGGTGTGGTGCTTAACAATTATGCGAACATTTTTACGCTGATCACTCGAATGAGACAGCTGGCGGATCATCCTGACCTTGTACTAAAGAGAATGAAAAATGGAATCGGTGTCGATGACAACGTCATTGTGTGCCAGCTATGTGACGATGAGGCCGAAGAGCCCATAGAGTCAAAGTGTCATCACAAGTTTTGCCGGCTTTGCATCAAGGAATACATAGAGTCTTTCATGGAGAATCTCGAAAAACTGACATGTCCCGTCTGCCACATAGCACTCAGCATCGATCTTTCCCAGCCCGCACTGGAATTTGATGACGCGGCgcagaagaaacaaagtATTGTCAATAGGCTCAACATTCAAGGAAGTTGGCGGTCTTCCACTAAGATAGAAGCGCtcgttgaagaactttACAATTTGAGAAGCGATAGAAGGACTATCAAATCAATTGTGTTTTCCCAATTTACTAGTATGCTGGACTTGGTGGAGTGGAGGCTCAAAAGGGCTGGTTTTCAAACCGTGAAGCTACAGGGTAGTATGACCCCAACACAGCGCGATCAAACAATCAAATATTTTATGGAAAATACGCATTGCGAGGTTTTCCTTGTGAGTTTAAAGGCAGGTGGTGTGGCGCTTAATTTATGTGAAGCCTCCCAAGTGTTTATTATGGATCCATGGTGGAATCCTAGTGTCGAATGGCAGAGTGGTGATCGAGTGCATAGAATTGGGCAGTACAGACCGGTGAAGATTACCAGGTTCTGTATCGAGGATAGCATTGAGTCGAGAATTATTGAGCTGCAggaaaagaaagccaaCATGATCCACGCAACGATCAACCAAGACGATGCTGCAATCAACAGATTAACGCCGGGCGACTTACAGTTTCTGTTCAATAATTAA
- the LYS2 gene encoding L-aminoadipate-semialdehyde dehydrogenase (highly similar to uniprot|P07702 Saccharomyces cerevisiae YBR115C LYS2 Alpha aminoadipate reductase), translating into MQMSGQDHQVSSEQQALQQWAQILDNPTLSVLPHDFLRPHSEPLVEQREQLAQVPQLALPHGKDAYTAAVAAWASLVLRLTGDDDIVLLVSERKVARFTVQADWTFAQAYEAAARALRAAEQRPAVCFDALAEHVQRAQGVELAPQLFRLACVQDAPVSLGGEFRTQRLDAVLSVRDGGATVGIAYNALLFSERRIAILLDQFTQFVSRVLQDDSQRVGAVPLVTASSTDVLPDPTVDLGWCDFAGCIHDIFQDNAERFPERTCVVETPGNSGAASRVFTYQDINRASNVVAHYLVRTGVKRGDVVMIYSSRGVDLMVCVLGVLKAGATFSVIDPAYPPARQTVYLGVARPRGLIVIRAAGQLDQYVEDYISRELDVVSRIPAVAIQDHGRVLGGAAAGSAEDCLAPFTGLCDTRTGVVVGPDSNPTLSFTSGSEGIPKGVLGRHFSLAYYFSWMARQFNLSENDKFTMLSGIAHDPIQRDMFTPLFLGAQLLVPTQDDIGTPGQLAEWMSKYGATVTHLTPAMGQLLTAQATTPFPALHHAFFVGDILTKRDCLRLQTLAENVRIVNMYGTTETQRAVSFFEVKSRSEDPDFLKRLKDVMPAGKGMLNVQLLVVNRNDRTQVCGIGEVGEIYVRAGGLAEGYRGLPDLNKEKFVQNWFVDPHHWDALDKGGDEPWRQFWLGPRDRLYRTGDLGRYTPDGNCECCGRADDQVKIRGFRIELGEIDTHISQHPLVRENITLVRKNSENEPTLITFMVPRFDKPEELSRFESEISEDAAQDPVVKGLIKFRLLAKDIKESLKKRLASYAIPSVIVVLEKLPLNPNGKVDKPKLQFPTAKQLATVAENSSMDVDDSEFTPVEREVRDLWLEVLPTRPASISPDDSFFDLGGHSILATRMIFSLRNKLDVDLPLGTIFKYPTIKLFAGEVARARTTESSADPGVEAATADYYGDAKKLVESSLSKAYPSRDPLPEEGSGILNVFVTGVTGFLGSYILADLLNRSASPYTIKVFAHVRAKDEASAMDRLKKAGVIYGTWSDDFASRIQVVLGDLSKEQFGMDSAKWEQLTKEVDVIIHNGALVHWVYPYAKLRDPNVVSTINVMNLAASNKPKYFNFVSSTSTIDTPHYFELSDKLATEGKGLLEGDDLMGSATGLTGGYGQSKWAAEYIIRRAGERGLRGCIVRPGYVTGASSNGSSNTDDFLLRFLKGVVQLGKIPDVRNTVNMVPVDQVARVVTATALTPPKEDALTVAHVTAHPRCLFKDYLSELEKYGYPVEVVSYDVWKKTLEESVMKGLEENALYPLLHMVLDNLPENTKAPELDDSNAVVSLKKDAKIIGEDCSAGKGATPEQIGIYIAFLNKVGFLPPPPQAGDLPLPEIKLSGEQIELVASGAGARGSSAAA; encoded by the coding sequence ATGCAAATGAGTGGTCAAGACCACCAAGTTTCCTCCGAACAGCAGGCCCTGCAACAGTGGGCCCAGATCCTGGACAACCCGACGCTCAGCGTGCTGCCGCACGACTTCCTGCGTCCGCACAGCGAGCCCCTCGTGGAGCAGCGCGAGCAGCTGGCTCAGGTGCCgcagctggcgctgccGCACGGCAAGGACGCGTACACTGCGGCGGTCGCCGCGTGGGCGTCGCTGGTACTCCGGCTGACAGGCGACGACGACATAGTGCTGCTGGTTAGCGAGCGCAAGGTCGCAAGATTCACAGTGCAGGCGGACTGGACGTTCGCACAGGCGTACgaggccgcggcgcgcgcgctgcgcgccgCTGAGCAGCGCCCCGCGGTATGCTTCGACGCGCTGGCTGAGCATGTTCAGCGCGCGCAGGGCGTCGAGCTCGCGCCACAGCTGTTCCGGCTCGCGTGCGTGCAGGACGCGCCGGTGTCACTGGGCGGCGAGTTCCGCACGCAGCGACTAGACGCGGTGCTGAGCGTGCGCGACGGCGGCGCGACCGTGGGCATTGCGTACAACGCGCTGCTGTTCTCCGAGCGCCGCATCGCGATCCTGCTCGACCAGTTCACGCAGTTTGTGTCGCGCGTGCTGCAGGACGACTCGCAGCGCGTGGGCGCGGTGCCGCTCGTCACGGCCTCCAGCACAGACGTGCTGCCGGACCCAACCGTGGACCTGGGCTGGTGCGACTTCGCCGGCTGCATCCACGACATCTTCCAGGACAACGCGGAGCGGTTCCCAGAGCGTACCTGCGTCGTCGAGACGCCGGGCAACTCTGGCGCGGCCTCGCGCGTCTTCACCTACCAGGACATCAACCGCGCGTCCAACGTCGTGGCGCACTACCTGGTGCGCACGGGCGTCAAGCGTGGCGACGTCGTGATGATCTACTCGTCGCGTGGTGTTGACCTCATGGTGTGCGTGCTGGGTGTGCTCAAGGCCGGAGCGACGTTTTCCGTCATCGACCCTGCGTATCCACCCGCCAGGCAGACCGTGTACCTGGGTGTCGCGCGGCCCCGCGGTCTTATCGTGATTCGCGCGGCCGGCCAGCTCGACCAGTACGTCGAAGACTACATCTCGCGCGAGCTTGACGTGGTGTCGCGGATCCCCGCCGTGGCGATCCAGGACCACGGCCGTGTTTTaggcggcgccgccgctggcaGCGCCGAGGACTGTCTCGCACCCTTCACGGGCCTGTGCGACACGCGCACAGGCGTCGTAGTCGGGCCCGACAGCAACCCCACGCTGTCGTTCACTTCCGGGTCCGAGGGTATTCCCAAGGGTGTGCTGGGCCGCCACTTCTCACTGGCCTACTACTTCAGCTGGATGGCGCGCCAGTTTAACCTCTCCGAAAATGACAAGTTCACGATGCTGTCCGGTATCGCGCACGACCCTATCCAGCGTGACATGTTCACGCCGCTCTTTTTGGGTGCGCAGCTGCTGGTGCCAACGCAGGACGACATCGGGACGCCCGGCCAGCTCGCCGAGTGGATGAGCAAGTACGGCGCAACTGTGACGCACCTGACGCCCGCCATGGGCCAGCTGCTTACTGCGCAGGCCACGACGCCATTCCCCGCACTGCACCACGCGTTCTTCGTTGGTGACATCCTGACCAAGAGAGACTGTCTGCGCCTGCAAACGCTGGCGGAAAACGTCCGCATTGTCAACATGTATGGTACGACTGAGACGCAGCGTGCCGTGTCGTTCTTCGAGGTCAAATCGCGGTCGGAGGACCCCGACTTCCTCAAGCGCCTCAAGGACGTGATGCCTGCGGGCAAAGGTATGCTCAACGTGCAGCTCTTGGTCGTCAACAGAAACGACAGAACTCAAGTCTGTGGCATCGGCGAGGTGGGCGAGATCTACGTGCGCGCCGGCGGCCTTGCCGAGGGCTATCGTGGGCTGCCTGACCTGAACAAGGAGAAGTTTGTCCAGAACTGGTTCGTGGACCCCCACCACTGGGACGCCCTGGACAAGGGCGGCGACGAGCCCTGGAGACAATTCTGGCTGGGCCCCCGTGACCGCCTCTACAGAACCGGTGATCTCGGGCGCTACACCCCAGACGGCAACTGCGAGTGCTGCGGCCGTGCGGACGACCAGGTCAAGATCCGTGGCTTCAGAATCGAGCTCGGGGAGATCGACACCCACATCTCTCAGCACCCGCTGGTCCGCGAGAACATCACGCTGGTCCGTAAGAACAGCGAGAACGAGCCTACCCTGATCACCTTTATGGTTCCTCGTTTCGACAAGCCTGAGGAGCTGTCGCGTTTTGAGTCCGAGATCAGCGAAGATGCGGCCCAAGACCCAGTCGTCAAGGGTTTGATCAAGTTCAGACTCCTTGCCaaagacatcaaagaatctttgaagaaacgcCTTGCAAGCTACGCTATTCCTTCTGTCATTGTggtgcttgaaaaactgccTTTGAATCCAAACGGTAAAGTTGACAAGCCCAAATTGCAGTTCCCAACTGCAAAGCAGTTGGCTACTGTCGCCGAGAACTCCTCCATGGATGTTGACGACTCCGAATTCACCCCTGTGGAGCGCGAGGTTCGCGACTTGTGGCTCGAGGTGCTGCCAACCAGACCAGCCTCCATTTCTCCCGATGACTCGTTCTTTGACCTTGGTGGACACTCTATTCTCGCTACCAGAATGATCTTCTCTCTCAGAAACAAACTCGACGTCGACTTGCCTCTAGGCACGATCTTCAAATACCCAACgatcaagctctttgccGGCGAGGTTgcaagagcaagaacaacagAATCAAGCGCCGACCCCGGCGTCGAGGCGGCCACCGCCGACTACTACGGCGATGCCAAGAAGCTCGTGGAAAGTTCGCTTTCCAAGGCCTACCCCTCCCGTGACCCTCTTCCCGAAGAGGGCTCTGGCATCTTGAATGTCTTTGTCACCGGTGTTACCGGTTTCTTGGGCTCCTATATTCTCGCTGACCTCCTCAATCGCTCAGCGTCGCCCTACACTATCAAGGTTTTTGCGCATGTTCGTGCGAAAGACGAGGCTTCCGCTATGGATCGTCTAAAGAAGGCCGGTGTGATTTACGGCACTTGGTCGGACGACTTTGCCTCTCGCATCCAGGTTGTGCTTGGCGACTTGTCTAAGGAGCAATTTGGCATGGACAGTGCCAAATGGGAGCAGCTTACAAAGGAGGTTGACGTTATTATCCACAACGGTGCTTTGGTTCACTGGGTCTACCCATATGCCAAGTTGAGAGATCCTAACGTTGTCTCGACGATTAATGTCATGAACCTGGCTGCATCTAACAAGCCAAAGTACTTCAACTTTGTGTCTTCCACATCCACCATCGACACTCCCCACTactttgagctttctgacAAGCTGGCCACGGAAGGGAAAGGTCTCCTGGAAGGCGACGACCTCATGGGGTCTGCAACTGGTCTGACAGGTGGCTACGGTCAATCGAAGTGGGCAGCTGAGTACATTATAAGACGTGCTGGCGAACGCGGCCTGAGGGGCTGCATAGTTAGACCCGGCTATGTCACCGGTGCTTCTTCTAATGGTTCCTCAAACACTGACGATTTCTTGCTACGTTTCCTGAAGGGTGTTGTCCAACTGGGTAAGATTCCTGACGTAAGAAACACTGTCAATATGGTGCCAGTCGACCAGGTCGCTCGCGTAGTTACTGCTACGGCACTCACTCCACCAAAGGAAGATGCTTTGACAGTCGCGCATGTTACCGCACACCCCCGCTGTCTATTCAAGGACTATTTGAGCGAATTGGAGAAGTATGGCTACCctgttgaagttgttaGCTACGACGTTTGGAAGAAAACCTTGGAAGAGTCTGTCATGAAGGGCTTAGAAGAGAACGCATTGTACCCACTACTGCACATGGTTTTGGACAATCTGCCTGAAAATACAAAGGCCCCCGAGCTGGACGACTCAAATGCTGTTGTTTCCCTAAAGAAAGATGCCAAGATCATTGGTGAAGACTGTTCTGCAGGTAAGGGCGCTACTCCCGAGCAGATTGGCATTTACATTGCCtttctcaacaaagtcGGTTTCCTGCCACCACCACCTCAAGCCGGAGACTTGCCACTTCCCGAAATTAAACTCTCGGGGGAACaaattgagcttgttgcATCTGGTGCAGGTGCTCGTGGCAGCTCAGCTGCCGCCTAA